The following coding sequences lie in one Criblamydia sequanensis CRIB-18 genomic window:
- a CDS encoding lysophospholipid acyltransferase family protein, whose product MKKLYYFIIQKTLPQFFASLFKAVLHLLIKTCRVEVAGLETFKKSQKDKACILALWHSRLAIAPELLKKFAKEFRYAALISRSRDGEIISTVVESYPQAISVRVSHNARFAGLKEAICEIKKEGRILVITPDGPRGPPKKVKLGLSKAQVMAEALVIPLSWSASSCFTLSTWDRMQIPKPFSRIKVVFGNPIFPDVEENNLKVEEGLLLADELSRLSS is encoded by the coding sequence ATGAAAAAGCTTTATTATTTTATTATTCAAAAAACACTCCCCCAATTTTTTGCTTCCTTATTTAAAGCCGTCCTTCACCTTTTAATCAAAACCTGCCGGGTCGAAGTGGCCGGGCTTGAAACCTTTAAAAAGAGTCAAAAAGATAAGGCTTGCATTTTAGCTCTCTGGCATAGCCGGTTAGCGATAGCTCCCGAACTTTTAAAAAAATTTGCGAAGGAGTTTCGTTATGCGGCGCTTATCAGTCGAAGCCGGGATGGGGAAATTATTTCGACCGTGGTTGAAAGCTACCCTCAAGCCATCTCGGTACGGGTTTCTCATAACGCTCGATTTGCCGGGCTTAAAGAAGCAATATGTGAAATAAAAAAAGAAGGGCGTATTTTAGTCATCACCCCTGATGGACCGAGAGGCCCTCCAAAAAAAGTCAAACTTGGCCTATCTAAAGCTCAAGTGATGGCTGAGGCTCTTGTCATCCCCTTAAGCTGGAGCGCAAGTTCTTGCTTTACTCTTTCCACCTGGGATAGAATGCAAATTCCAAAGCCTTTCTCTAGAATAAAAGTCGTATTCGGGAATCCGATTTTTCCGGACGTTGAAGAAAATAATCTCAAAGTTGAAGAAGGTTTGCTTTTAGCAGATGAACTTTCTAGACTTTCCAGTTAA
- the rpmF gene encoding 50S ribosomal protein L32, whose translation MAVPRNRLSTSRKNSRRSHHAKKPKQTRTCSNCGTLKIPHTVCNSCGAYGNGLMMGSKQEE comes from the coding sequence ATGGCCGTACCACGCAACCGTCTTTCGACGTCTAGGAAGAATTCCAGAAGATCTCATCACGCTAAGAAACCAAAACAAACCCGTACTTGTTCAAACTGTGGAACACTAAAAATACCCCATACTGTTTGCAATTCATGCGGAGCTTATGGCAATGGCTTGATGATGGGATCAAAACAAGAAGAGTAA
- a CDS encoding YceD family protein, with protein sequence MEEEFKIFVDRLKHGEVEEIDESYDPSFLSIQEKELVFPEPINVQGEAYIAEEDLVLRLDIDTKAILPCRICNNPVNVDIVLEGHYHIVPLSEIKSGVYSVKDHIRETLLLETPQFAECDDMCPEREKLKHFFSNSKNEDINHPTYQPFQNLKLGEINQIDEKPLEEK encoded by the coding sequence ATGGAAGAAGAGTTCAAAATTTTTGTGGATCGATTGAAGCATGGGGAAGTCGAGGAAATCGATGAATCCTACGATCCTTCCTTTCTTTCCATCCAGGAAAAAGAACTTGTTTTTCCGGAACCTATTAATGTTCAAGGAGAAGCTTATATTGCCGAAGAGGATCTTGTCTTAAGGCTTGATATTGATACTAAAGCTATCCTCCCCTGTAGAATTTGCAATAACCCGGTAAACGTAGACATTGTACTAGAAGGTCATTACCATATTGTTCCGCTTAGTGAAATCAAAAGCGGGGTATATTCGGTAAAAGATCATATTAGAGAAACTTTGCTTCTTGAAACTCCTCAATTTGCGGAATGCGACGATATGTGTCCCGAAAGAGAAAAGCTTAAGCATTTTTTCTCAAACTCAAAAAATGAAGATATAAACCACCCTACTTATCAGCCTTTTCAAAACTTGAAGTTGGGTGAAATTAACCAAATAGATGAAAAACCTCTTGAGGAGAAGTAA
- a CDS encoding Rne/Rng family ribonuclease: MEEILLNIESKEIRYAHLRNGLLHDLIVERKKERQLTGNIYRGRVTNILRNIQSAFIDIGEGENGFIHISDIVSNMKKLEELYGMDFDMEQETSENQNQAGNVDIDQLMKPDQPVLVQVVKEAIGTKGARLTANISIAGRYLVLLPNSTHRGVSRKIEDKAARDRLKKLIRSFEMPQDMGLICRTASSQATKEQLIDEASELLDNWKTIMESFHNSNDSKLLFEESGLIKKAILTAIDKRFDRVLIDDYKVYQTCKKLCTRYSGEHPLRIEYYRDKTPMLERFNVEKEIEKSLRRKIWLGSGGYLFFDKTEAMHTVDVNSGRSTGSDVDVEESLVRINLEAAEEIARQLRIRNVGGLIICDFIDMRLRKNQRRVLDRLKECMKDDSAKCTILGMSEFGLVEMTRQRQRGSLLQTVFTSCPYCSGSGNIKNNESISIEIERGLKKVVRCHEQYGLKLVVHPEVDHYLNVIDKGYLKSLADELNAHLEFTTDENLHLNEYHFYSTINNVKIEV; this comes from the coding sequence ATGGAAGAGATTCTTCTCAATATCGAGTCAAAAGAAATACGCTATGCACATCTTCGAAATGGTTTGCTTCATGACCTCATTGTCGAAAGAAAAAAAGAGCGCCAGCTAACAGGCAATATATATCGCGGACGCGTCACCAACATCTTAAGAAATATTCAATCAGCCTTCATCGATATCGGAGAAGGTGAAAATGGATTTATTCATATTTCAGATATCGTTTCAAATATGAAAAAGCTAGAAGAGCTTTACGGAATGGATTTTGATATGGAGCAAGAAACTTCAGAAAATCAAAATCAGGCCGGCAACGTCGATATCGACCAGCTCATGAAACCGGATCAGCCGGTCTTAGTTCAAGTCGTCAAAGAAGCTATAGGCACAAAAGGCGCAAGGCTTACAGCCAATATATCGATAGCCGGAAGATACCTTGTCCTTCTTCCTAACTCAACCCATAGAGGGGTCTCAAGAAAAATTGAAGATAAAGCTGCAAGAGACAGGCTTAAGAAATTGATACGCTCTTTTGAAATGCCGCAAGATATGGGCCTTATTTGCAGGACAGCCAGCTCGCAGGCCACAAAAGAGCAGCTAATTGATGAAGCAAGCGAGCTTTTGGATAATTGGAAAACTATTATGGAAAGCTTCCACAATTCCAATGACTCCAAGCTTCTTTTTGAGGAATCCGGCTTAATTAAAAAAGCTATTTTAACCGCCATTGACAAACGATTTGACCGCGTTTTAATTGATGATTACAAAGTTTACCAAACTTGTAAAAAGCTATGCACACGCTATTCCGGGGAGCATCCTCTCAGAATTGAATATTATCGCGATAAAACCCCAATGCTTGAGCGCTTCAACGTTGAAAAAGAAATTGAAAAATCGCTTCGAAGAAAAATATGGCTAGGAAGCGGAGGCTACCTCTTTTTTGATAAAACAGAAGCCATGCATACGGTAGACGTCAACTCAGGAAGAAGCACAGGTTCTGATGTCGATGTGGAAGAATCCCTTGTTAGAATAAACCTGGAAGCAGCGGAAGAAATTGCAAGGCAGCTTCGCATACGCAACGTCGGAGGCTTAATCATCTGCGATTTTATCGATATGCGCCTTCGGAAAAATCAAAGACGCGTCCTTGACCGCTTAAAAGAATGCATGAAAGATGATTCGGCGAAATGCACTATACTTGGAATGAGCGAATTTGGCTTAGTTGAGATGACAAGGCAAAGACAAAGAGGCTCGCTTTTGCAAACTGTCTTTACAAGCTGCCCTTATTGCTCCGGAAGCGGCAATATTAAAAACAATGAAAGCATTTCAATTGAAATTGAAAGAGGCTTAAAAAAAGTAGTCCGCTGCCACGAACAATATGGATTAAAGCTTGTTGTGCACCCGGAAGTGGATCATTATCTAAATGTTATCGATAAAGGCTATCTCAAGTCGCTTGCCGATGAGCTGAATGCGCACCTTGAATTTACAACGGATGAAAACCTTCACCTTAACGAATATCATTTCTATTCCACCATCAACAATGTCAAGATAGAGGTCTAG
- a CDS encoding 1-acyl-sn-glycerol-3-phosphate acyltransferase yields the protein MEGEELLVYLMEKGSIPKRLQEILKRFLADYISALKRIGKNESESVPLLKTYLDLVDSEIKEPYLFQPFHEKIVSPFNYYQFGLNLIRPLVNLDKSQVRGLEYLDQIESKLNRNENVILFSNHQTEPDPQAICLLLEKTHPKLAENMIFVAGHRVTTDPLAIPLSKGLNLFCIYSKKRIEHPPEEKMKKLQHNQRTIQKMSDLLSEGGKCIWVAPSGGRDRADEKGKIQLSFFDPQSIELFRLLKDKCRRPTHFYPLALSTYDLLPPPSSVDDELGEERLPKATPLFLFFGSELDLSSDEGSSIKTEIRKKRAEKIWNQINSQYRALTEN from the coding sequence ATGGAAGGGGAAGAGCTGCTTGTTTATTTGATGGAAAAAGGCAGTATTCCAAAAAGGCTGCAAGAAATCCTTAAGCGGTTTCTTGCCGACTATATTTCAGCCTTAAAGAGAATCGGAAAAAATGAAAGTGAATCCGTCCCCCTTTTAAAAACCTATCTCGACCTTGTCGATTCAGAAATCAAAGAGCCTTATCTTTTTCAACCTTTTCATGAAAAAATCGTAAGCCCTTTCAACTACTATCAATTTGGTTTAAACCTTATTCGACCTCTTGTGAATTTAGATAAATCTCAAGTAAGAGGGCTTGAATACTTAGATCAAATCGAATCTAAATTAAACCGGAATGAAAATGTCATCCTCTTTTCAAACCATCAAACAGAACCCGACCCTCAAGCCATTTGCTTGCTTCTTGAGAAAACTCATCCAAAACTTGCTGAAAACATGATTTTTGTGGCGGGTCATAGAGTCACGACTGACCCTTTAGCCATCCCTTTAAGCAAAGGATTAAACTTATTTTGCATCTATTCCAAAAAAAGAATAGAACATCCTCCCGAAGAGAAAATGAAAAAGCTTCAACACAATCAAAGAACCATTCAGAAAATGAGTGATCTTTTAAGTGAAGGAGGGAAGTGCATATGGGTCGCTCCAAGCGGTGGAAGAGATAGGGCAGACGAAAAGGGAAAGATTCAGCTTAGCTTTTTTGACCCTCAAAGCATTGAACTCTTTCGTTTGTTAAAAGATAAGTGCAGAAGGCCCACTCACTTTTATCCTCTCGCCCTGTCCACTTATGATTTACTACCCCCTCCAAGCAGTGTCGATGATGAGCTTGGGGAAGAAAGATTGCCAAAAGCAACTCCCCTATTTCTTTTTTTTGGAAGCGAACTCGATTTATCTTCCGATGAAGGCTCTTCTATAAAAACTGAAATTCGAAAGAAACGGGCTGAAAAAATTTGGAATCAGATTAATAGCCAGTATCGAGCTCTTACAGAAAATTAA
- a CDS encoding F-box protein: MSPELKIRSLFFEWEEFEMKGDTIRSNRLALIFRDLQKLSFKDLDYEFNIPILTLWQYKLAQIKDAPFDLQIEAIRVYIKIAGFFNCHNLFLSLPTEILYHIQSFLTPLDTLSFLSSCSCVYRLSHLEIFWRAFGKQHFGLKNLEEPKKEILSIVKVLQMGIPAGVFETVSNTLIGLFDHVFCSFPIMEGRSGKKFNRYAFEINKVIYHFHDKNSIILNGLIFYLLKKNYKPDSESLVLSLRYLNKWAPDELISLIVLLAKNTQADALCLEEAFLNLNNWGFAPFKDLARALMDSGAKGSEVFLPYLNNFESWSEEEKKEMISILKGNKQD, translated from the coding sequence ATGAGCCCTGAATTAAAGATCCGATCCCTTTTTTTTGAATGGGAAGAATTCGAAATGAAAGGGGACACGATAAGATCTAATCGCTTAGCTTTAATTTTTCGCGACCTTCAAAAACTTTCATTTAAAGACCTTGATTACGAATTTAATATTCCGATTTTAACACTTTGGCAGTATAAACTTGCTCAAATTAAAGATGCGCCTTTTGATCTTCAAATAGAAGCTATAAGGGTCTATATAAAAATAGCCGGTTTTTTTAATTGCCATAATCTTTTTCTAAGCCTGCCTACAGAGATTCTTTATCACATACAATCCTTTTTAACACCTCTGGACACACTGAGCTTTTTATCCTCATGCTCTTGTGTATACCGCCTGTCCCATCTAGAAATTTTTTGGAGGGCTTTTGGAAAGCAGCATTTTGGCTTGAAGAACTTAGAAGAGCCGAAAAAGGAAATCTTATCTATTGTCAAAGTGTTGCAAATGGGGATACCTGCCGGAGTATTTGAGACTGTATCTAACACCCTAATAGGCCTTTTTGACCATGTTTTCTGCTCTTTTCCTATCATGGAAGGAAGAAGCGGTAAAAAGTTTAATCGGTATGCGTTTGAAATCAATAAAGTGATTTACCATTTCCACGACAAGAATTCTATCATCCTAAACGGTTTGATATTTTATCTTCTAAAAAAAAATTATAAACCGGATTCCGAGAGCCTTGTTTTATCCTTGCGCTATTTAAATAAGTGGGCCCCGGACGAGCTTATAAGTTTAATCGTTCTTCTTGCAAAAAATACTCAAGCAGATGCGCTTTGCTTGGAGGAAGCTTTTTTAAACCTAAACAATTGGGGATTTGCCCCGTTTAAGGATCTTGCCAGGGCTTTAATGGATTCGGGAGCAAAGGGGAGCGAGGTTTTTTTACCTTATTTAAACAATTTTGAGAGCTGGAGTGAAGAAGAGAAAAAGGAGATGATATCGATTCTAAAAGGCAATAAGCAAGATTAA